In Triticum aestivum cultivar Chinese Spring chromosome 5B, IWGSC CS RefSeq v2.1, whole genome shotgun sequence, the following proteins share a genomic window:
- the LOC123117176 gene encoding BTB/POZ and MATH domain-containing protein 4 isoform X2: MAEHCKISAAIVAGSQEKSCVLKIDRYSRAKALLKNGEGLTSAPFSVGGHDWTIEYYPNGYPKDCTDFISLYLALQSAGAEDVNAKYTLSVLGKNGELLPSYSRTPNAIRTFSRGITSWGYHEFIKKADLEALAHLRDDCLTLRCDITVIHAQETSVPPSDLHRHLGDLLKNKDAADVTFQVGGQPLSAHRYNIGRLKLICEEKLCSHIDSDMVATSLALAEQHGFRRLKDACFQFLTSPSNFEAMTASDGYEHLKSSCPYVLRELIARIIPTEFKSAKDIIMTI; the protein is encoded by the exons ATGGCAGAGCATTGCAAGATCTCTGCTGCCATTGTAGCTGGATCTCAGGAGAAGTCGTGTGTGCTCAAGATAGATAGATACTCAAGAGCCAAGGCGCTACTCAAGAATGGCGAGGGCCTGACTTCTGCCCCTTTCAGTGTTGGAGGCCACGACTGGACCATAGAATACTACCCAAACGGTTACCCTAAGGATTGCACCGACTTCATATCTCTTTATCTGGCTCTTCAATCTGCCGGTGCGGAAGATGTGAACGCGAAATACACGCTCAGTGTACTTGGCAAGAATGGAGAACTGCTGCCTTCATATAGCCGTACCCCCAACGCTATACGCACATTCTCAAGGGGAATTACAAGCTGGGGCTACCATGAGTTCATCAAGAAGGCTGATCTGGAGGCATTGGCGCATCTAAGAGACGACTGTCTCACCCTAAGGTGCGATATCACCGTCATCCATGCCCAAGAAACAAGTGTTCCTCCAAGTGATCTGCATCGGCATCTCGGTGACCTGCTCAAGAACAAGGATGCAGCAGACGTAACCTTTCAAGTCGGCGGGCAGCCATTGTCTGCTCACAG GTACAATATCGGGAGGTTGAAGCTGATATGCGAGGAGAAATTGTGCAGTCACATTGATTCCGACATGGTGGCAACTAGTTTGGCATTAGCCGAGCAGCATGGTTTCCGTCGTCTCAAAGATGCTTGTTTCCAGTTCCTTACTTCTCCGTCCAATTTTGAGGCGATGACAGCAAGTGATGGGTATGAGCATCTCAAATCTAGCTGCCCGTATGTTCTGAGGGAGCTGATAGCTAGAATAATCCCGACAGAATTTAAATCGGCAAAGGATATTATCATGACAATTTAG
- the LOC123117176 gene encoding BTB/POZ and MATH domain-containing protein 3 isoform X1 — MAEHCKISAAIVAGSQEKSCVLKIDRYSRAKALLKNGEGLTSAPFSVGGHDWTIEYYPNGYPKDCTDFISLYLALQSAGAEDVNAKYTLSVLGKNGELLPSYSRTPNAIRTFSRGITSWGYHEFIKKADLEALAHLRDDCLTLRCDITVIHAQETSVPPSDLHRHLGDLLKNKDAADVTFQVGGQPLSAHRCVLAARSSVFKAELFGAMQESSAASPIEICDMEADVFKSLLHFIYTDSVPPEFDVVMAGHLLVAADRYNIGRLKLICEEKLCSHIDSDMVATSLALAEQHGFRRLKDACFQFLTSPSNFEAMTASDGYEHLKSSCPYVLRELIARIIPTEFKSAKDIIMTI; from the coding sequence ATGGCAGAGCATTGCAAGATCTCTGCTGCCATTGTAGCTGGATCTCAGGAGAAGTCGTGTGTGCTCAAGATAGATAGATACTCAAGAGCCAAGGCGCTACTCAAGAATGGCGAGGGCCTGACTTCTGCCCCTTTCAGTGTTGGAGGCCACGACTGGACCATAGAATACTACCCAAACGGTTACCCTAAGGATTGCACCGACTTCATATCTCTTTATCTGGCTCTTCAATCTGCCGGTGCGGAAGATGTGAACGCGAAATACACGCTCAGTGTACTTGGCAAGAATGGAGAACTGCTGCCTTCATATAGCCGTACCCCCAACGCTATACGCACATTCTCAAGGGGAATTACAAGCTGGGGCTACCATGAGTTCATCAAGAAGGCTGATCTGGAGGCATTGGCGCATCTAAGAGACGACTGTCTCACCCTAAGGTGCGATATCACCGTCATCCATGCCCAAGAAACAAGTGTTCCTCCAAGTGATCTGCATCGGCATCTCGGTGACCTGCTCAAGAACAAGGATGCAGCAGACGTAACCTTTCAAGTCGGCGGGCAGCCATTGTCTGCTCACAGGTGTGTCCTCGCTGCTCGGTCTTCTGTCTTCAAGGCGGAGCTTTTTGGAGCCATGCAGGAGAGTTCTGCTGCTAGTCCTATTGAAATCTGTGACATGGAAGCAGATGTGTTCAAGTCATTGCTCCATTTCATATACACCGACTCGGTTCCTCCTGAGTTTGATGTGGTGATGGCTGGCCATCTTCTCGTGGCGGCTGACAGGTACAATATCGGGAGGTTGAAGCTGATATGCGAGGAGAAATTGTGCAGTCACATTGATTCCGACATGGTGGCAACTAGTTTGGCATTAGCCGAGCAGCATGGTTTCCGTCGTCTCAAAGATGCTTGTTTCCAGTTCCTTACTTCTCCGTCCAATTTTGAGGCGATGACAGCAAGTGATGGGTATGAGCATCTCAAATCTAGCTGCCCGTATGTTCTGAGGGAGCTGATAGCTAGAATAATCCCGACAGAATTTAAATCGGCAAAGGATATTATCATGACAATTTAG